A region of the Denitrificimonas caeni genome:
GAGTAGGCGCACTTTTTCTAACCAGTAAACTGCTTTGTCTAAAGCCTCTTGCTCGGCTTTACGGTAGCTACGGGTTTTAAATAAACCAGCCAATAAACTGTTATTCAGGTGTTGATGCTGAGCAACCAATAAGTTCTCCAGAACGGTCATGTCTTTAAACAGACGCACATGCTGAAAGGTGCGAATCATGCCTTTGCGTGCAATTTTATAACCGCTTAGATTTTGTATCTCTTCACCGGAAAAAACGACTTTTCCTGCGGTGGGCTGATAAAAGCCAGTTAAGCAGTTAAAAACCGTGGTTTTGCCCGCGCCATTGGGGCCAATCATAGAGACGATTTGCCCTTTTTTGATCGTTAAGCCCACCCCGTTTACCGCGAGCAAACCACCAAAACGCATGGTTAGGTCGCTAACCTCGAGAATATTTGTAGTCATGGGCGCAACTCCATGTGTGGACGCTTCATGGGCAGCAGGCCCTGTGGACGCCAGATCATCATCAGCACCATCATTAAGCCGAATAGTAGCATCCGGTACTCGTTAAACTCACGGGCCATCTCGGGCAATACCGTCATGACGATAGCAGCTAAAATCACGCCAACCTGTGAGCCCATACCACCTAAAACAACAATGGCTAAGATGATTGCCGACTCAATAAAGGTAAAGGATTCTGGGCTGATAAACCCCTGACGAGCAGCAAAGAAACTACCAGCAAAGCCGGCAAAAGTGGCTCCAATGGTAAAGGCGCTAAGCTTGATGTTGGTGGGGTTTAGTCCCAGTGCGCGGCTGGCAATTTCATCTTCGCGAATGGCTTCCCAAGCCCGACCAATTGGCATGCGGATCAGGCGGTTGATCACGAAAATAGTGATCAGTACCAACACTAGCGCCAGTAAATAAAGAAACATCACGCGGTGGTTAGAGTTAAAGGCAATACCAAAAAACTCATGGAAGGTTTGCGAGCCTTCGCTGGCACGGCGACTGAACTCTAAATTAAAGAACGTTGGTTTAGGGATACTACCAATGCCCCTTGGACCGCCGGTGAGGTCGGTGAGGTTGTTGAGCATTATGCGAATAATTTCGCCAAAACCTAGGGTAACAATGGCCAAGTAGTCGCCGCGTAAGCGCAGTACCGGGAAGCCCAGAATAAAGCCAAAGAATGCTGCCATAACACCTGCAGCGATTAGCCCCGTCCAGAAGCCGACGCCAAAGTACATCGCAAGCATTGCGTAGGTATAGGCACCCACGGCATAAAAGCCCACATAACCAAGGTCCAGTAGTCCAGCTAAACCGACCACAATATTGAGGCCTAAACTGAGCATGATGTAAATCAAGACTAGGGTGGCTAGGTCAATTTGGCTGCGCGAACCGAGGAACGGGAAAATAAGTGCAGCAGCGATTAAAAAGCACCAAAACATGCGCTGAATAAACTGGCGCTGGCCTAACTCGCGTAAACCAGAGGGCAGGCTTGGCTTGGGCATCAAGCCTAAGGCGCGCTCAATGGGTTCACGAAACAGGTTGTAGAAGAAGATCAGCGCAGTTGCTGCTGCAATTTTCCACAAAACGGCCTCGCTTGCGCCCACTAAAGTCAACTCGGTACCCACTTGAGTGAGGCGCACACCCAGTAGTACAGCACTTAAAGCTAGGGTGACTAGGGCAGAGAAAATCGCTGATTTAGGATACAAACGCATTAGACTTTCTCCACTTCAGGGCGACCTAAAATACCGGTCGGACGAAACAGTAGAATTAGAATCAATAGCGCAAAAGCCACAACATCTTTGTATTGACTGCTGAAGTAGCCGGAAGTCATCGCTTCTGTTACCCCGAGCACCAGACCGCCGAGCACCGCTCCGGGAATACTGCCAATGCCACCTAGCACAGCCGCAGTAAAGGCTTTGAGGCCAGCCATAAAACCAATATAGGGGTTAACTACGCCGTAATATAAGCTGAGCAATACCCCAGCCACCGCAGCTAAAATCGCACCAATAACAAAAGTAATGCCAATAATTGCATTGCTGTTAATGCCTAGCAGGCCAGTCATTTTAATGTCTTCAGAGCATGCGCGGCAGGCGCGCCCGGTGCGCGAACGTGAAATAAAGATACTGAGGGCAATCATTGCCACTAACGTGGTGACGAAAATAATAATTTGCATATACGACAGGCTAGCGTGAAAGCTGGCTTCATCGCCCAGGGTTACACCGCCGGTGACTAAACGCGGCATGGCTACATCACGTGCACCTTGGGCAATACGCACAAAGTTTTGCAGTAAAATTGACATACCAATGGCTGAAATCAAAGGGATTAAACGGTGGCTGCCACGCAAAGGGCGGTAAGCAACCCGTTCAATACTGTAGCCATAGGCGCTGGTCACAACAATGCTGAGAATAAAAGCGCCAAAAATAAGCAGAGGCAAACTTTCCAGCCCGAGCATGGCCAGGCCAGTCAGGGCAATAAATGTGACATAACTGCCGATCATATAGACCTCGCCATGAGCGAAGTTAATCATGCCAATAATGCCGTACACCATGGTGTAGCCAATGGCAATCAGCGCATAAGTACTGCCCACGGTTAAACCGTTCAGCAGTTGTTGCAGAAAATAAAAAAAAGCTTCGTTCATAAGGGTACCCGGCAAACACAACAGCCTCGCGCGTCCATAAAAATGAACGGCGAGGCTTGAGGCAGTTAAATTACTCGGTTAGAGGGGTTTTGCTGCCGTCTGCATGCCATTCGTAGACTACAAAGCTGAAGTTTTTCAGATCGCCTTTGTCATCAAACTCAAGCACACCAGTCGGTGTATCAAAGCTATTGCTGCGTAGCGCTGCGGCTACTTCTTCAGGCTCTTGCGAGTTGCTGATGGTCATTGCATCGGCCATCACTTGCACTGCAGCGTAGGCTGGGAACACAAAGGCTCCGCGCGGATCTTGTTTTTTAGCTTTAAAGGCTTCAACTAAATGAGCGTTTTTAGGGTCGGTATCAAAGGCTTTCGGCAGAGTTACGAGCATGCCTTCAGAGGCTGCACCGGCAATGGCAGAAATATCGCTGTTACCCACACCCTCGGGGCCCATAAAGCGCGCATCGAACTTGTTTTCTGCCGACTGACGCAGCAGCATGCCCATTTCGGGGTGGTAGCCGCCAAAGTAAACGAAATCAACGTCTTCTTTTTTCAGCTTAGCAATCAACGCAGAGAAATCTTTATCGCCAGTGGTTACACCCTCGAATAACACCACAGGGATGTCGGCATTATCCAAGGCTTGTTTAACCGCGGTAGCAATTCCTTCACCGTACTGCTGCTTGTCATGCAGTACCGCAGCACGCTTTGGCTTGAGTTCGTTGACAACGTAGTCGCCGGCTGTTGGGCCTTGCATGGTGTCTAAACCAATGGTGCGGAAAATAAGCGTGTGACCTTGCTCGGTTAGCTCAGGAGTGGTTGAAGCTGCAGTGATCATCAAGATGCCTTCCTCATCATAGATGTCAGAGGCAGGCTGGCTTGAGCCTGAGCATAAGTGACCAACTACAAAGCGAATACCGTCATTGACGATTTTGTTAGCAACCGCAACCGCTTGCTTAGGGTCACAAGCATCGTCATAGGTGACAGCTTCAAGCATGCTGCCATTGACACCGCCTGCTCGGTTAATTTGCTCAATGGCCATTAAGGCGCCCATTGATTGCATATCGCCATATTGCGCAACAGGGCCAGTCACAGGGCCAGCAAGGGCAATTTTAATTGGCTCAGCGGCCAGTGAGTAGCTGGTGGCACTTACCAAAGCTATCGCGGCGAACAGTTTACTGATACGTCGAGTTGTTTTACTCATAAAATCGGCACCTTTTTATAGTTTTTTGTAATTTCGCCACTTAAATCTTAGCAAATGGCGAATGTCAGCGTTGCTCAGTGTAGTGAACTTCTCTGATAAGTGGAACTATTTGGCAGCTTATACACCCTAAAAAGGCTGGGTTAGCAAGCAGTTGCCGCTAAAGTCACGAGACTTTCTCGGCTTGCTGCTAATATGCGCATTGGTTTAAGAATAAAGGCTGTGGGTTAAGGGCTTTTATAACTTTAATGAGGCACTATTAGAGAGCTTTAGCTCTGCCTGAGTTGTTAGGGATTGTTGCTATGTATGAATCAAAAAATCAGCCAATGTTGAGCCGCGCAGAGTTTTATAAGCGCATTCTTTACCATGTGTTGATTGCGGTATTGGTGATTGCAGTTTCAGTGTTAATCGGCATGTTAGGTTTTATGTATTTTGAAAGCATGCCTTGGCATGATGCCTATTTGCATGCCACTTTATTACTGGGTGGGCATGGAACGTTAACCGCACCACAAAGCGTTGCTGGTAAATTGTTTGTCGGTTTTTACGGTCTGTATGCGGGCTTGGTATTTGTTGCTGTGCTGGGGATTACTTTTGCGCCAGTGGCGCACCGCATCTTGCATAAGTTCCACTTAGATGAAGAAGACTTAGACTAAACAGATTTGACTGCGATAAAAATACTCATCTATCGCAGTCAAATCTGTTGCCTTTAAACCGTGCGCGAGAACTCACCGCGCTGCTTAGCGCCTAAGTAAGCGTCAAAGGCCATGGCCACACTGCGCATCATTAAATTGCCTTGGTCCAGCAGCACAATTGCTTCATCATTAATGGTGAGCAAGCCATCGGCGACTTGCTCTTGTAACTGGACGAGAGCATCAGCAAAATATTCATTAAAGTTAATGCCGTGTTGTTGCTCAATTGTCGCAATATCAATGCGGTTGTGACACATCAAGGTGCTGATTACATCGCGGCGTAGGCGGTCGTCGGCATTGAGTTGGTAACCGCGGTGCAGCGGCAACTGATCTTTATTTAAGTAAGCATAATACTGCGACAACTCTTTTACATTCTGGCTGTAGGTGTCGCCCACTTTACCAATGGAAGACACGCCAAGGCCGATCAGGTCGCAGTCGGCATGGGTTGAGTAGCCTTGGAAGTTGCGCTGTAGAGTGTCATTGATACGTGCTTGTGCCAGTTCGTCTTCCGGTAGGGCGAAGTGGTCCATACCAATGTAAACATAACCTGCGCTGCATAAACGGCGAATGGTCAGTTCCAAGAGTTCTAGCTTACGCTCTGGTGGTGGCATGTCTTCAGGACGAATCAGGCGCTGAGCACGCACGAGTTTCGGCAGGTGGGCGTAGCTGTAGGCGGCAATACGGTCAGGGCGTAAGGCAATGATCTTATCTAAGGTGGTATTAAAACTGGTAACCGTTTGCAGGGGCAGGCCGTAAATCAAGTCAACACTGATGGAGCGGAACTGCGCCGCGCGTGCAGCTGTCATTAATGCTTCAACTTGTTCATCGCTTTGAATACGGTTGACCGCTTTTTGTACGTCAGGGTCAAAGTCTTGTACACCGAAACTGATACGGTTAAAACCAAGGTCACGCAGCTGCTGAATCTGCGTAGGAGTAATGGTACGTGGGTCAACTTCTAGAGAAAACTGTCGCTGCTCACTCGTATCTAAA
Encoded here:
- the livG gene encoding high-affinity branched-chain amino acid ABC transporter ATP-binding protein LivG gives rise to the protein MTTNILEVSDLTMRFGGLLAVNGVGLTIKKGQIVSMIGPNGAGKTTVFNCLTGFYQPTAGKVVFSGEEIQNLSGYKIARKGMIRTFQHVRLFKDMTVLENLLVAQHQHLNNSLLAGLFKTRSYRKAEQEALDKAVYWLEKVRLLDDANREAGTLAYGQQRRLEIARCMVTRPSLLMLDEPAAGLNPSETDELKQLINNLRDEHGISVLLIEHDMKLVMDISDHIVVINQGTPLASGTPEQVRNNPAVIKAYLGEE
- a CDS encoding high-affinity branched-chain amino acid ABC transporter permease LivM, which encodes MRLYPKSAIFSALVTLALSAVLLGVRLTQVGTELTLVGASEAVLWKIAAATALIFFYNLFREPIERALGLMPKPSLPSGLRELGQRQFIQRMFWCFLIAAALIFPFLGSRSQIDLATLVLIYIMLSLGLNIVVGLAGLLDLGYVGFYAVGAYTYAMLAMYFGVGFWTGLIAAGVMAAFFGFILGFPVLRLRGDYLAIVTLGFGEIIRIMLNNLTDLTGGPRGIGSIPKPTFFNLEFSRRASEGSQTFHEFFGIAFNSNHRVMFLYLLALVLVLITIFVINRLIRMPIGRAWEAIREDEIASRALGLNPTNIKLSAFTIGATFAGFAGSFFAARQGFISPESFTFIESAIILAIVVLGGMGSQVGVILAAIVMTVLPEMAREFNEYRMLLFGLMMVLMMIWRPQGLLPMKRPHMELRP
- the livH gene encoding high-affinity branched-chain amino acid ABC transporter permease LivH, translating into MNEAFFYFLQQLLNGLTVGSTYALIAIGYTMVYGIIGMINFAHGEVYMIGSYVTFIALTGLAMLGLESLPLLIFGAFILSIVVTSAYGYSIERVAYRPLRGSHRLIPLISAIGMSILLQNFVRIAQGARDVAMPRLVTGGVTLGDEASFHASLSYMQIIIFVTTLVAMIALSIFISRSRTGRACRACSEDIKMTGLLGINSNAIIGITFVIGAILAAVAGVLLSLYYGVVNPYIGFMAGLKAFTAAVLGGIGSIPGAVLGGLVLGVTEAMTSGYFSSQYKDVVAFALLILILLFRPTGILGRPEVEKV
- a CDS encoding branched-chain amino acid ABC transporter substrate-binding protein, with amino-acid sequence MSKTTRRISKLFAAIALVSATSYSLAAEPIKIALAGPVTGPVAQYGDMQSMGALMAIEQINRAGGVNGSMLEAVTYDDACDPKQAVAVANKIVNDGIRFVVGHLCSGSSQPASDIYDEEGILMITAASTTPELTEQGHTLIFRTIGLDTMQGPTAGDYVVNELKPKRAAVLHDKQQYGEGIATAVKQALDNADIPVVLFEGVTTGDKDFSALIAKLKKEDVDFVYFGGYHPEMGMLLRQSAENKFDARFMGPEGVGNSDISAIAGAASEGMLVTLPKAFDTDPKNAHLVEAFKAKKQDPRGAFVFPAYAAVQVMADAMTISNSQEPEEVAAALRSNSFDTPTGVLEFDDKGDLKNFSFVVYEWHADGSKTPLTE
- the hemN gene encoding oxygen-independent coproporphyrinogen III oxidase, whose product is MEHMPSFNRALVEKYDRPGPRYTSYPTAPQFHTAFAADNYIQAAQTSNQHAAKPLSIYIHIPFCQSLCYYCACNKIITQKTSRAVEYLEYLKKEIQLQAKLFDKKRSVTQLHLGGGTPTYLTQEQLTDLMDTLHSAFNLDTSEQRQFSLEVDPRTITPTQIQQLRDLGFNRISFGVQDFDPDVQKAVNRIQSDEQVEALMTAARAAQFRSISVDLIYGLPLQTVTSFNTTLDKIIALRPDRIAAYSYAHLPKLVRAQRLIRPEDMPPPERKLELLELTIRRLCSAGYVYIGMDHFALPEDELAQARINDTLQRNFQGYSTHADCDLIGLGVSSIGKVGDTYSQNVKELSQYYAYLNKDQLPLHRGYQLNADDRLRRDVISTLMCHNRIDIATIEQQHGINFNEYFADALVQLQEQVADGLLTINDEAIVLLDQGNLMMRSVAMAFDAYLGAKQRGEFSRTV